A stretch of the Massilia sp. W12 genome encodes the following:
- a CDS encoding type II toxin-antitoxin system RelE/ParE family toxin, whose protein sequence is MKLVWLGRALRERDSQLDYIAQHKPRAAIAQGERIQKQVQDLCAYPELGRPGRVHGTRELLINGTPFILVYRINPAAGRIEILRLLHGAQQWPPV, encoded by the coding sequence ATGAAGCTGGTCTGGCTGGGCCGCGCTTTACGCGAGCGCGACTCTCAGCTTGACTACATCGCCCAACATAAGCCTCGCGCCGCCATTGCCCAAGGTGAGCGGATACAAAAGCAAGTGCAAGACTTATGCGCATACCCCGAACTGGGCCGCCCGGGTCGGGTGCATGGCACGCGCGAACTGCTCATCAACGGCACACCCTTTATTCTGGTGTATCGCATCAACCCGGCTGCCGGGCGGATTGAGATATTGCGACTCTTACATGGTGCGCAGCAGTGGCCGCCGGTCTGA
- the rtcR gene encoding RNA repair transcriptional activator RtcR, whose product MKKQVVLGFLGSQLDLGGDAKRWERWRPTVSLAQQADLMVARFEILYSSRFAKLMQQVTQDIHLQSPHSEVRGHLLELADPWDFEEVYAALYDFAKSYPFDTEREEYLIHITTGTHVSQICLFLMAEAHFIPAKLLQTSPSRRKNPHNIGEYTVIDLDLSRYNQLAQRFSEEHKQGAQFLKSGIATRNPHFNRIIDEIEQVAANSKAPMLLMGPTGAGKSFLARRVYELKKARHQISGRFVEINCATLHGDGAGSTLFGHVKGAFTGAMQQRAGLLMSAHKGLLFLDEIGELGLDEQAMLLKAIEEKRFNPVGGDEEVQSDFQLIAGTNRDLALEVTRGRFREDLFARINLWTYELPGLAGRPEDLEPNLDYMLGLHGREMGSLVRFNKEARDMYLRFAVSPLALWSGNFRDLGASVTRMATLAQSGRITEAVAAQEIARLQRQWRHQQAGAARTQEVDLADYLSAEQLAQLDQFDAIQLQGVLAVCRSALSLSDAGRRLFAASRAGKARPNDADRLKKYLARFDLSWQDVHPAA is encoded by the coding sequence ATGAAAAAACAGGTCGTCTTAGGTTTTCTCGGCTCGCAACTGGATTTGGGCGGCGATGCCAAGCGCTGGGAGCGCTGGCGCCCCACGGTGTCCTTGGCGCAGCAAGCGGATTTGATGGTGGCGCGCTTTGAGATTCTTTATAGCAGCCGCTTTGCCAAACTCATGCAGCAGGTGACACAGGATATTCATCTGCAATCGCCGCACAGCGAAGTACGCGGGCACTTGCTCGAACTTGCCGATCCCTGGGATTTTGAAGAGGTGTACGCAGCGTTATATGACTTCGCCAAAAGTTATCCCTTTGACACCGAGCGCGAAGAGTATTTGATCCACATCACCACCGGCACCCATGTGTCGCAAATTTGCCTGTTCCTGATGGCGGAAGCGCATTTCATTCCCGCCAAGCTGCTGCAAACCTCACCGTCCAGAAGAAAGAATCCGCACAATATTGGCGAATACACGGTGATTGATCTGGATCTGTCCCGCTACAATCAGTTGGCGCAACGTTTTTCAGAAGAGCACAAACAGGGCGCGCAGTTTTTAAAGTCCGGCATCGCCACCCGCAATCCGCATTTCAACCGCATCATTGACGAAATTGAACAAGTCGCGGCCAATTCCAAAGCGCCCATGTTGCTCATGGGGCCGACCGGGGCCGGCAAATCGTTTTTAGCGCGCCGCGTGTATGAATTGAAGAAAGCGCGCCATCAGATCAGCGGGCGTTTTGTGGAAATCAACTGCGCCACCCTGCACGGCGACGGGGCCGGCTCGACCCTGTTTGGCCATGTCAAAGGCGCGTTCACCGGCGCCATGCAGCAGCGCGCCGGCCTGCTGATGAGCGCGCACAAAGGTTTATTGTTTTTGGATGAAATCGGCGAACTCGGCTTGGATGAGCAAGCCATGCTGCTCAAGGCGATAGAAGAAAAGCGCTTCAACCCGGTGGGCGGCGATGAGGAAGTGCAAAGCGATTTCCAACTCATTGCCGGCACGAATCGCGATCTGGCGCTGGAGGTGACGCGCGGGCGCTTCCGCGAAGATCTGTTTGCGCGCATTAATTTATGGACCTATGAATTACCGGGCTTAGCCGGGCGGCCGGAAGACCTGGAGCCGAATCTGGACTATATGCTGGGCCTGCACGGGCGCGAAATGGGCAGCCTGGTGCGCTTTAATAAAGAAGCGCGCGATATGTATTTGCGTTTTGCGGTTTCCCCTCTGGCGTTGTGGAGCGGCAATTTCCGCGATCTGGGCGCCAGCGTGACGCGCATGGCGACCCTGGCGCAAAGCGGCCGCATCACTGAAGCGGTGGCGGCGCAGGAAATTGCGCGCCTGCAGCGCCAATGGCGCCACCAGCAGGCCGGCGCCGCGCGCACACAGGAAGTGGATTTGGCGGATTATCTGAGCGCAGAGCAATTGGCGCAGTTGGATCAATTTGATGCGATTCAATTGCAAGGCGTGCTGGCAGTCTGCCGCAGCGCGCTCAGCTTATCCGACGCCGGTCGCAGATTATTCGCCGCCTCGCGCGCCGGCAAAGCGCGTCCAAATGACGCCGACCGTTTGAAAAAATATCTGGCGCGCTTTGATTTAAGTTGGCAGGACGTGCATCCGGCGGCCTGA